A region of Fibrobacter succinogenes subsp. succinogenes S85 DNA encodes the following proteins:
- the rph gene encoding ribonuclease PH, translating into MSYTRTDRKPEEFRNLKMTTGFISSADGSVLIEMGRTRVICNATLLPKVPDWLAGRGTGWITAEYSLLPQSTGKRVERERKGASGRTQEIQRLVGRSLRGAADLAALGENAIVVDCDVIEADGGTRTASIIGGFVALAIAVKKIKERLGITQQILKHGITAISVGVVDGNPLCDLCYVEDSAADVDMNVVMQDAKNFIEVQGTGEHASFDRAMLNTLLDLGENACKEIYKKQMELIGGELP; encoded by the coding sequence ATGTCCTACACACGCACAGACCGCAAACCTGAAGAATTTCGCAATCTCAAGATGACCACGGGCTTTATCTCTAGCGCCGATGGTTCCGTACTCATTGAAATGGGACGCACCCGCGTCATCTGCAACGCAACGCTCCTCCCGAAAGTTCCGGACTGGCTTGCCGGTCGCGGCACGGGCTGGATCACGGCTGAATACAGCCTGCTCCCGCAAAGCACGGGCAAGCGCGTGGAACGCGAGCGCAAGGGCGCGAGCGGTCGCACTCAGGAAATCCAGCGCTTGGTGGGCCGTTCGCTGCGCGGCGCAGCTGATCTCGCCGCACTCGGCGAGAACGCCATCGTCGTGGACTGCGATGTGATTGAAGCCGATGGCGGCACGCGAACGGCTAGCATTATCGGTGGCTTTGTCGCACTCGCGATTGCAGTGAAGAAAATCAAGGAACGCCTCGGCATCACGCAACAAATTCTTAAACACGGCATTACAGCAATTTCCGTGGGCGTCGTTGACGGCAATCCGCTTTGCGACCTCTGCTATGTCGAAGACTCTGCCGCCGACGTTGATATGAACGTCGTCATGCAAGATGCCAAGAACTTCATCGAAGTGCAAGGCACGGGCGAACACGCCAGCTTTGACCGCGCCATGCTCAACACGCTCCTCGATCTCGGCGAAAACGCCTGCAAGGAAATCTACAAGAAGCAGATGGAATTGATTGGCGGTGAACTGCCGTAA